A single Acidimicrobiales bacterium DNA region contains:
- a CDS encoding endonuclease/exonuclease/phosphatase family protein, with translation MRWWRPGRRHTPQGLSSLTVTSWNLQGSKGVDASFVAHEVRERGTDVLLLQEVQRGQARRICQALGTTRSRHWGLKHWPVRTWSEGMAVLGLTAPLRVRTYPVTRRWAFWSWRRRLIQIGRTPEGVTVVNLHLTPHGPTSDLDRAAEIGWLLRRLPSPDQPVVIGGDFNAGPDDPLFDRLRAAGLRDAWVTAHPYDLEGGLTNWSGRRDRPPKRRIDHLWVSAPVQVTSVTVPSTTDDDLTPYAALSDHLPLTATLKT, from the coding sequence TTGCGGTGGTGGCGGCCAGGGCGACGCCATACTCCTCAAGGTCTGAGCTCACTCACCGTCACCTCCTGGAACCTGCAGGGCAGCAAGGGCGTCGACGCTTCGTTCGTCGCGCACGAGGTGCGGGAGCGGGGAACCGACGTGCTCCTGCTGCAGGAGGTGCAGCGCGGCCAGGCCCGGCGCATCTGCCAGGCGCTCGGGACCACCCGGTCGCGCCACTGGGGCCTCAAGCACTGGCCGGTGCGGACCTGGTCGGAGGGCATGGCGGTGCTCGGGCTGACCGCGCCGCTGCGGGTGCGGACCTACCCGGTCACCCGGCGCTGGGCGTTCTGGAGCTGGCGCCGCCGGCTGATCCAGATCGGCCGCACCCCCGAGGGCGTGACCGTGGTGAACCTGCACCTCACGCCCCACGGGCCGACGTCGGACCTCGACCGCGCCGCCGAGATCGGCTGGCTGCTGCGACGCCTTCCCTCACCCGATCAGCCGGTGGTGATCGGCGGCGACTTCAACGCCGGCCCCGACGACCCCCTGTTCGACCGCCTGCGCGCCGCGGGCCTGCGTGACGCCTGGGTCACGGCCCATCCCTACGATCTCGAGGGCGGCCTCACCAACTGGTCCGGCCGCCGCGACCGCCCGCCGAAGCGCCGCATCGACCACCTCTGGGTCTCGGCTCCCGTCCAGGTCACCTCGGTCACCGTCCCGTCGACCACCGACGACGACCTCACCCCCTACGCCGCCCTCTCCGACCACCTCCCCCTCACCGCCACGCTGAAGACCTGA
- the topA gene encoding type I DNA topoisomerase — MPTSLVIVESPAKARTIGRFLGDDFVVEASIGAIRDLDPKGLAVDIDDDFRPSYVVPPGKKDVVKKLRAALKDADELYLATDEDREGEAIAWHLTEVLKPRVPMRRMVFHEITRQAIEQAVQESRDIDQGLVEAQEARRIVDRLFGYPVSEVLWRKVSTGLSAGRVQSPAVRLVVERERERMAFVAAGYWSVQAQFPTDPSFTANLVRLGQSRVATGKDFDSGGRLQRADAVALDEGSAQALVVAARPATFTVASVDEKPYRSSPKPPFITSTLQQEGGRKLSMTAREVMRTAQGLYERGYITYMRTDSTTLSDEAIVAARRQVGELYGESFLPDAPRTYRKKVKNAQEAHEAVRPAGDRWRTPDQLNGELRGADLRLYELIWKRTLASQMADARGMSVSVRIEAPVSVTPLQATTLVETLANSIDGAGTLVTEWGASGRTITFPGYLRVYVEGSDDPEADLDDRERVLPTVAVADVLPEPGVEPNDHTTQPPARYTEASLVRRLEELGIGRPSTYASIMQTIQDRGYVWRKGQALVPSWTAFAVINLLEGHFSAEVAYSFTAQMEDELDQIAVGSRERSPFLRAFWFGEEPASVGLTKLIELAKENADPALVNAIPLGKDPEGNEIVVRNGRYGPYVKRGEDTASVPEDLAPDELNIDKALELLAAPKGDTPIGQAPDGLPVYVKSGRYGPYVQLGDADTLPEGQKPKMASLFKTMTPTSVTVDEALQLLTLPRAVGSDPETGEPIEALNGRFGPYLRKGSDSRSLGSEDELFTVSLDDALRLFAEPKRRGRAAAAPPLRELGNDPVSDKPMVIKSGRYGPYVTDGETNASLRERDGDKVEELTDERAAELLQARRDAGPSTGRRRPAKKAAAKKTAAKKAAGTKKAAKKTVAKKSAAKKSAAKKSSG; from the coding sequence ATGCCCACGTCGTTAGTGATCGTTGAGTCCCCGGCGAAGGCCCGCACCATCGGGCGCTTCCTCGGCGACGATTTCGTGGTCGAGGCGTCCATCGGCGCCATCCGCGACCTCGACCCCAAGGGCCTCGCCGTCGACATCGACGACGACTTCCGTCCCAGCTACGTCGTCCCTCCGGGCAAGAAGGACGTCGTCAAGAAGTTGCGAGCCGCGCTCAAGGACGCCGACGAGCTCTATCTCGCAACCGACGAGGACCGCGAAGGAGAGGCCATCGCGTGGCACCTCACCGAGGTGCTCAAGCCCCGGGTGCCGATGCGGCGCATGGTCTTCCACGAGATCACGCGCCAGGCCATCGAGCAGGCCGTCCAGGAGTCACGGGACATCGACCAGGGATTGGTCGAGGCCCAGGAAGCCCGGCGGATCGTCGACCGGCTGTTCGGCTACCCGGTCTCCGAGGTGCTGTGGCGCAAGGTGTCGACGGGACTGTCCGCCGGCCGGGTGCAGAGCCCGGCGGTGCGCCTGGTGGTGGAGCGCGAGCGCGAGCGCATGGCGTTCGTCGCCGCCGGCTACTGGAGCGTGCAGGCGCAGTTCCCGACCGACCCGTCGTTCACCGCCAACCTGGTGCGACTCGGCCAGTCGCGGGTCGCCACCGGCAAGGACTTCGACTCCGGAGGCCGCCTCCAGCGCGCCGACGCCGTCGCCCTCGACGAGGGGTCGGCGCAGGCCCTGGTGGTCGCGGCCCGGCCGGCCACGTTCACGGTCGCCTCCGTCGACGAGAAGCCCTACCGCTCGTCGCCCAAGCCGCCGTTCATCACCTCCACGCTGCAGCAGGAGGGCGGGCGCAAGCTGTCGATGACCGCCCGCGAGGTGATGCGCACCGCCCAGGGGCTCTACGAGCGGGGCTACATCACCTACATGCGGACCGACTCGACCACGCTGTCGGACGAGGCGATCGTGGCGGCCCGGCGGCAGGTGGGCGAGCTGTACGGGGAGAGCTTCCTCCCCGACGCCCCGAGGACGTATCGCAAGAAGGTCAAGAACGCCCAGGAGGCGCACGAGGCCGTCCGCCCCGCCGGCGACCGCTGGCGGACCCCCGACCAGCTCAACGGCGAGCTGCGGGGCGCCGACCTGCGGCTCTACGAGCTGATCTGGAAGCGGACGCTGGCCTCCCAGATGGCCGACGCCCGGGGCATGTCGGTGTCGGTGCGCATCGAGGCGCCGGTGTCGGTCACGCCGCTGCAGGCCACCACGCTGGTCGAGACGCTCGCCAACAGCATCGACGGCGCCGGCACCCTCGTCACCGAGTGGGGCGCGTCGGGCCGGACCATCACGTTCCCGGGCTACCTGCGGGTCTACGTGGAGGGCTCCGACGACCCCGAGGCCGACCTCGACGACCGGGAGCGCGTGCTGCCGACCGTCGCCGTCGCCGACGTGCTGCCGGAGCCGGGTGTCGAGCCCAACGACCACACCACCCAGCCGCCTGCCCGCTACACCGAGGCCTCGCTGGTGCGACGCCTGGAGGAGCTGGGCATCGGCCGGCCGTCGACCTACGCCTCGATCATGCAGACGATCCAGGACCGCGGCTACGTGTGGCGCAAGGGCCAGGCGCTGGTGCCGTCGTGGACCGCGTTCGCGGTGATCAACCTGCTGGAAGGCCACTTCTCGGCCGAGGTCGCCTACTCGTTCACCGCCCAGATGGAGGACGAGCTCGACCAGATCGCGGTCGGGTCACGGGAGCGGTCGCCGTTCCTGCGGGCCTTCTGGTTCGGCGAGGAGCCGGCCTCGGTGGGCCTCACCAAGCTGATCGAGCTGGCCAAGGAGAACGCCGACCCGGCCCTGGTCAACGCCATCCCCCTGGGCAAGGACCCGGAGGGCAACGAGATCGTCGTCCGCAACGGGCGCTACGGGCCCTACGTCAAGCGGGGCGAGGACACGGCGTCGGTGCCCGAGGACCTGGCGCCCGACGAGCTCAACATCGACAAGGCGCTGGAGCTGCTGGCGGCCCCCAAGGGCGACACGCCCATCGGCCAGGCGCCCGATGGCCTGCCGGTGTACGTGAAGTCCGGGCGCTACGGCCCCTACGTGCAGCTCGGCGACGCCGACACCCTGCCCGAGGGCCAGAAGCCGAAGATGGCGTCGCTGTTCAAGACGATGACGCCCACGTCGGTCACGGTCGACGAGGCCCTGCAGCTGCTGACGCTGCCGCGGGCGGTGGGCAGCGACCCCGAGACCGGAGAGCCCATCGAGGCGCTCAACGGGCGGTTCGGGCCCTACCTGCGCAAGGGCAGCGACAGCCGGTCGCTGGGCTCCGAGGACGAGCTGTTCACGGTCTCGCTCGACGACGCCCTGCGGCTGTTCGCCGAGCCGAAGCGCCGGGGGCGGGCCGCGGCCGCGCCGCCGCTGCGGGAGCTGGGCAACGACCCGGTGAGCGACAAGCCGATGGTCATCAAGAGCGGCCGCTACGGCCCCTACGTGACCGACGGCGAGACCAACGCGTCGCTCCGCGAGCGTGACGGCGACAAGGTCGAGGAGCTGACCGACGAGCGGGCGGCCGAGCTGCTGCAGGCCCGCCGCGACGCCGGCCCGTCCACCGGTCGGCGCCGTCCCGCCAAGAAAGCCGCTGCGAAGAAGACCGCCGCCAAGAAGGCCGCGGGGACGAAGAAGGCCGCGAAGAAGACGGTGGCGAAGAAGTCGGCCGCCAAGAAGTCGGCGGCCAAGAAGTCGTCCGGCTGA
- a CDS encoding dynamin family protein, with translation MSVTQSGERHIPLLESVRVLLTRAHESYRGTPGDGRITAVLDRLDEPLRVAIAGKVKAGKSTLLNALVGEELAPTDAGECTKIVTWYRDGITYRATLIPKSGDARQVPFTRDGGAINVDLNGANADDIDKLQIEWPSSSLRQMTLIDTPGIASLSQDVSARTHAFLTPGEDQVTPADAVLYLMRHLHSSDINFLEAFHDEEFSQATPVNAVAVLSRADEVGVGRIDSMASAQRIASRYRLDPKVRRLAQTVVPVAGLLAQSGATLREAEYKAIDSIAGASRTDSDPLFLSADRFVKAETAIPLTSMEREHLLDRLGMFGVRLAVALIRQGAAPNATTLSSELVRRSGLVELRDVLLSQFAERRDVLKARSALLALEGVLHEHPLMGSDLLASELERITSGAHEFAEIRLLNALRAGGVKVKAQEAAEMERVLGAEGGALHTRMDLSPEADVSELRRALQNAIGRWQRRAESPMSSREVADAARVLIRTCEGLLVNLG, from the coding sequence GTGAGCGTCACGCAGAGCGGCGAGCGCCACATCCCGCTGCTGGAGAGCGTGCGGGTGCTGCTGACCCGCGCCCACGAGTCGTACCGGGGCACGCCGGGTGACGGGCGCATCACCGCCGTGCTCGACCGCCTCGACGAACCGCTGCGGGTGGCGATCGCCGGCAAGGTGAAGGCCGGCAAGTCGACCCTCCTGAACGCCCTGGTGGGCGAGGAGCTGGCCCCCACCGACGCCGGCGAGTGCACCAAGATCGTCACCTGGTACCGCGACGGCATCACCTACCGGGCCACGCTGATCCCCAAGTCGGGCGACGCCCGCCAGGTGCCCTTCACCCGCGACGGCGGGGCGATCAACGTCGACCTGAACGGCGCCAACGCCGACGACATCGACAAGCTGCAGATCGAGTGGCCGTCGTCGTCGCTGCGGCAGATGACGCTGATCGACACGCCCGGCATCGCCTCGCTGTCGCAGGACGTGTCGGCCCGCACGCACGCCTTCCTGACCCCCGGCGAGGACCAGGTCACCCCCGCCGACGCCGTGCTGTACCTGATGCGGCACCTGCACTCGTCCGACATCAACTTCCTCGAGGCCTTCCACGACGAGGAGTTCTCGCAGGCCACCCCGGTGAACGCGGTGGCCGTGCTGTCGCGGGCCGACGAGGTGGGCGTGGGCCGGATCGACTCGATGGCGTCGGCCCAGCGGATCGCCTCGCGCTACCGGCTCGACCCCAAGGTGCGGCGGCTGGCGCAGACCGTGGTCCCGGTCGCAGGCCTGCTGGCCCAGTCGGGGGCGACGCTGCGGGAGGCCGAGTACAAGGCCATCGACTCCATCGCCGGGGCCTCCCGGACCGACTCCGATCCCCTGTTCCTCTCCGCTGACCGGTTCGTGAAGGCTGAGACGGCGATCCCGCTCACGTCGATGGAGCGGGAGCACCTGCTCGACCGCCTGGGGATGTTCGGCGTGCGGCTGGCGGTGGCGCTGATCCGCCAGGGGGCGGCGCCCAACGCCACCACGCTGTCGAGCGAGCTGGTGCGGCGCTCGGGGCTGGTGGAGCTGCGCGACGTGCTGCTGTCGCAGTTCGCCGAGCGACGTGACGTGCTGAAGGCCCGCTCGGCGCTGCTGGCGCTGGAGGGCGTGCTGCACGAGCATCCGCTGATGGGCTCGGACCTGCTGGCGTCGGAGCTCGAGCGGATCACCTCGGGGGCGCACGAGTTCGCCGAGATCCGCCTGCTGAACGCCCTGCGGGCGGGCGGGGTGAAGGTGAAGGCCCAGGAGGCCGCCGAGATGGAGCGGGTGCTGGGCGCCGAGGGCGGTGCGCTGCACACCCGGATGGACCTGTCGCCCGAGGCCGACGTCTCCGAGCTGCGCCGGGCCCTGCAGAACGCGATCGGCCGGTGGCAACGCCGGGCCGAGTCGCCCATGTCGTCCCGCGAGGTCGCCGACGCCGCCCGGGTGCTGATCCGCACCTGCGAGGGCCTGCTCGTCAACCTGGGCTGA
- a CDS encoding dynamin family protein has product MVNLGGQAASAYKRPDLASRLSTTAKRLVDPSFHVFVVGEFKQGKSSLVNALLNAPVCPVDDDIATSAPTAVRYGDEASAAVLLKPPEDDDPSSIDIDERNEPIREQIPIEQVAQYVTEAANPSNERRVQAVEVSIPRKLLADGLVIVDTPGVGGLGSAHSAATIGALPMADAVLFISDASQEFTAPELEFLQTARRMCPNVICVLTKVDFYPAWRKIRDLDTEHLASRKINVPLMCVSSALRIHALRTNDRDLNQESGFPQLVGYLQNEIAANAEKITIKAAASDVLSVTTLLTTQFKNEQQALANPENAQQVVGNLTELQDRLNRLRGGASKWQTGLSDGIVDLQTDLDHDLRSRLRQVTKQADDAIDASDPAETWDDFQAWLYRRVAEDIVHTYTFLHGRSDELAFRVAEHFGEDSGDLAVQLDLINPTDIVAAIDANTDIQAQKMGMGAQGLAAMRGSYGGMLMFGMLGNMAGLALANPATIVIGLFMGRKALRDEKERQLQMRRNQAKQAHRKYTDEVGFVVGKDSRDTLRRIQRQLRDYFAARAEELHKSTQDALAAAQKAVKSDQATRQQRLRDVNAELERIAVLRKKAIELSPDLAKAGVK; this is encoded by the coding sequence GTGGTCAACCTCGGTGGCCAGGCCGCGTCCGCGTACAAGCGACCCGATCTGGCATCCCGGCTGTCCACCACCGCCAAGCGCCTCGTCGACCCCTCGTTCCACGTGTTCGTCGTCGGCGAGTTCAAGCAGGGCAAGTCGTCGCTGGTGAACGCCCTGCTCAACGCCCCCGTGTGCCCTGTCGACGACGACATCGCCACCTCGGCGCCCACCGCCGTGCGCTACGGCGACGAGGCCTCGGCGGCGGTGCTGCTCAAGCCGCCGGAGGACGACGACCCGTCCAGCATCGACATCGACGAGCGCAACGAGCCCATCCGCGAGCAGATCCCCATCGAGCAGGTGGCCCAGTACGTCACCGAGGCCGCCAACCCCTCCAACGAGCGCCGCGTGCAGGCCGTCGAGGTGTCGATCCCCCGCAAGCTGCTGGCCGACGGGCTGGTCATCGTCGACACCCCGGGCGTCGGCGGGCTCGGCTCGGCCCACAGCGCGGCCACCATCGGCGCCCTGCCCATGGCCGACGCGGTGCTGTTCATATCGGACGCCAGCCAGGAGTTCACCGCCCCCGAGCTGGAGTTCCTGCAGACCGCCCGGCGCATGTGCCCCAACGTGATCTGCGTGCTCACGAAGGTCGACTTCTACCCGGCGTGGCGCAAGATCCGCGACCTCGACACCGAGCACCTGGCCTCGCGGAAGATCAACGTGCCGCTGATGTGCGTGTCGTCGGCCCTGCGCATCCACGCCCTGCGCACCAACGACCGCGACCTCAACCAGGAGTCCGGGTTCCCCCAGCTGGTGGGCTACCTCCAGAACGAGATCGCCGCCAACGCCGAGAAGATCACCATCAAGGCCGCGGCCAGCGACGTCCTCTCGGTGACCACCCTGCTCACCACGCAGTTCAAGAACGAGCAGCAGGCGCTGGCCAACCCGGAGAACGCCCAGCAGGTGGTCGGCAACCTCACCGAGCTCCAGGACCGGCTCAACCGCCTGCGGGGCGGCGCCTCCAAGTGGCAGACGGGCCTGTCCGACGGGATCGTCGACCTGCAGACCGACCTCGACCACGACCTGCGCTCCCGGCTCCGCCAGGTCACCAAGCAGGCCGACGACGCCATCGACGCCAGCGACCCCGCCGAGACCTGGGACGACTTCCAGGCCTGGCTCTACCGCCGGGTCGCCGAGGACATCGTCCACACGTACACGTTCCTGCACGGGCGGTCCGACGAGCTGGCGTTCCGGGTGGCGGAGCACTTCGGCGAGGACAGCGGCGACCTGGCCGTGCAGCTCGACCTGATCAATCCCACCGACATCGTCGCCGCCATCGACGCCAACACCGACATCCAGGCCCAGAAGATGGGCATGGGCGCCCAGGGCCTGGCCGCCATGCGCGGCAGCTACGGCGGCATGTTGATGTTCGGCATGCTGGGCAACATGGCCGGCCTGGCGCTGGCCAACCCGGCGACGATCGTGATCGGCCTGTTCATGGGGCGCAAGGCGCTGCGCGACGAGAAGGAGCGCCAGCTCCAGATGCGCCGCAACCAGGCCAAGCAGGCGCACCGCAAGTACACCGACGAGGTGGGCTTCGTGGTCGGGAAGGACTCCCGCGACACGCTGCGACGCATCCAGCGCCAGCTGCGCGACTACTTCGCGGCCCGCGCCGAGGAGCTGCACAAGTCGACCCAGGACGCCTTGGCGGCGGCCCAGAAGGCCGTCAAGTCCGACCAGGCCACCCGCCAGCAGCGGCTGCGGGACGTCAACGCCGAGCTGGAGCGGATCGCCGTGCTACGCAAGAAGGCCATAGAGCTCTCCCCCGACCTGGCCAAGGCGGGTGTCAAGTGA
- a CDS encoding acetyl-CoA C-acetyltransferase, translating to MAGSVILAGARTPIGKLSGGLGSFKATDLGGFAVKAALGRAGVQPDQVDYVFMGQVLQAGSGQIAARQAAVNAGIPMTVPATTINKVCLSGLNAIFLADLLINSGAAEIVVAGGMESMTQAPYLLPGAREGYRLGDKSVVDSMMYDGLFCAFDQVAMGAGTEKYAASAGLAREPQDELAAKSHERAAAAIKEGRFADEIVPVEVPQRRGDPIVVDTDEGVRPGTTAESLGALRPAFDKAGNITAGNASQISDGAAAVIVASKAAAERLGGTPLGEVVGYGQVAGPDPSLLTQPSRAILAALESTGGSVSDVDLFELNEAFAAVGVASMADLGITDEVVNVNGGAIALGHPVGMSGTRVALTLLLELGRRGGGLGAAALCGGGGQGDAILLKV from the coding sequence ATGGCTGGTTCAGTGATTCTCGCCGGTGCTCGCACCCCGATCGGGAAGCTGTCGGGAGGCCTCGGCAGCTTCAAGGCGACCGACCTCGGCGGGTTCGCCGTCAAGGCGGCGCTCGGCCGGGCCGGCGTCCAGCCCGACCAGGTCGACTACGTGTTCATGGGCCAGGTGCTGCAGGCCGGCTCCGGCCAGATCGCCGCCCGCCAGGCCGCGGTCAACGCGGGCATCCCGATGACCGTGCCCGCCACCACGATCAACAAGGTGTGCCTGTCGGGCCTCAACGCCATCTTCCTGGCCGACCTGCTCATCAACTCGGGCGCCGCCGAGATCGTGGTCGCCGGCGGCATGGAGTCGATGACCCAGGCCCCCTACCTGCTGCCCGGCGCCCGTGAGGGCTACCGCCTGGGCGACAAGTCGGTGGTCGACTCGATGATGTACGACGGCCTCTTCTGCGCCTTCGACCAGGTGGCGATGGGTGCCGGCACCGAGAAGTACGCCGCGTCGGCCGGCCTGGCGCGCGAGCCCCAGGACGAGCTGGCCGCCAAGTCGCACGAGCGGGCCGCGGCTGCCATCAAGGAGGGCCGCTTCGCCGACGAGATCGTGCCGGTGGAGGTGCCCCAGCGCAGGGGCGACCCGATCGTGGTCGACACCGACGAGGGCGTGCGGCCGGGCACCACCGCCGAGTCGCTGGGCGCGCTGCGGCCGGCGTTCGACAAGGCCGGCAACATCACCGCCGGCAACGCCTCGCAGATCTCCGACGGCGCCGCCGCCGTGATCGTCGCCTCGAAGGCGGCGGCCGAGCGTCTGGGCGGCACGCCGCTGGGCGAGGTCGTGGGCTACGGCCAGGTGGCGGGCCCCGACCCGTCGCTGCTGACCCAGCCGTCGCGGGCGATCCTGGCGGCGCTCGAGTCGACGGGTGGCTCGGTGAGCGACGTCGACCTGTTCGAGCTCAACGAGGCGTTCGCCGCTGTCGGCGTGGCCTCGATGGCCGACCTGGGCATCACCGACGAGGTGGTCAACGTCAACGGCGGGGCCATCGCCCTGGGCCACCCGGTCGGCATGTCGGGCACCCGGGTCGCTCTCACGTTGCTGCTGGAGCTGGGCCGTCGTGGCGGTGGCCTCGGCGCTGCCGCCCTTTGCGGTGGTGGCGGCCAGGGCGACGCCATACTCCTCAAGGTCTGA